A genomic region of Metopolophium dirhodum isolate CAU chromosome 1, ASM1992520v1, whole genome shotgun sequence contains the following coding sequences:
- the LOC132936704 gene encoding uncharacterized protein LOC132936704, translating into MLSVYSVLKPPKTGNCIVENNEPSQSLISLDSIKNIYKNPEKKSVLETIRVKLDFAIEQDDWTIDDVVENSDHDSFLAPVVDCVIYYITGYLCKQVLRYSKCAVCRSAIIQSNVSFEPVARLTNMKSRRFLLHPNKYFFNFICKIENLFCKYCMMADVCEFILADLLENNTLYFPCFEHSEQIIAFSIRYYINMRMRQFSYKHNSDVKN; encoded by the coding sequence atgttatcagtGTATAGTGTATTAAAACCTCCAAAAACTGGAAACTGTATTGTTGAGAATAACGAACCTTCCCAAAGTTTAATTAGCTTGGATAGtatcaaaaacatatataaGAATCCAGAAAAAAAATCAGTGCTGGAAACCATTCgtgtaaaattagattttgcCATTGAACAAGATGACTGGACTATAGATGATGTAGTTGAAAATAGTGATCATGATAGTTTTTTGGCACCAGTAGTTGactgtgtaatttattatataactggATATTTATGCAAGCAAGTTTTACGCTACAGTAAATGTGCAGTTTGTCGTTCAGCAATAATACAGTCTAATGTTTCATTTGAACCAGTTGCTCGTCTTACAAACATGAAATCTAGAAGATTTTTATTACacccaaacaaatatttttttaattttatttgtaaaatagaaaatttattttgtaaatattgtatgatgGCTGATGTGTGTGAATTTATCTTAGCAGATTTGTTGGagaataatactttatatttccCTTGCTTTGAACACAGCGAACAAATAATTGCATTtagtattagatattatattaatatgaggaTGAGGCAGTTTTCTTACAAGCACAACTCGGATGTAAAGAATTAA
- the LOC132950559 gene encoding uncharacterized protein LOC132950559 has product MKIDWDARLPLNIQERWGKFYEDLERLKYLSIPRKAIPERTDIIDVHGFCDASEEAYAACIYIRSQSSDGKWHSRLLCAKPRVAPLKENTIPRLELNGALLLTELTQRVADSWQINIHQFKLWMDSTIVLGWLNSQSSRLKIYVANRVAQIMDITEVSQWNHIGTLWWNGPTWLESDEKDWILNPITHDDELPEVRKVKLLLLVIKPLNSILEHYFEWNCMLRGVAWLKVYSKYMRKKINGPQSLTISDSDEARKSILRMVQAECFSKEISSLERGQEVPRNSKLRSLNPFLRDGLILVGGKLENSDIADGQKHPIVWPASHKITRLIFEAYHLELLHGGPQLMLSEVRRLYWPLLGRVTTRSVVWHCVKCTKARPRFNHPIMAPLPRDRVQFLISSDRVSSIFKLMSASSLL; this is encoded by the exons ATGAAGATAGATTGGGATGCAAGGCTTCCGTTAAACATACAGGAAAGATGGGGTAAATTTTACGAAGATCTGGAGCGACTGAAATATTTATCCATTCCCAGAAAGGCCATACCTGAACGAACTGATATCATAGATGTACACGGGTTTTGTGACGCATCCGAAGAAGCGTATGCGGCCTGTATCTACATTCGTTCTCAGAGCAGCGATGGAAAATGGCATTCCAGACTTCTTTGTGCAAAACCTCGAGTGGCCCCGttaaaagaaaatacaataCCACGACTTGAATTGAATGGTGCCTTGTTATTAACTGAATTGACTCAACGGGTCGCTGATTCATGGCAAATCAATATTCATCAGTTCAAACTATGGATGGATTCAACTATAGTTTTAGGGTGGTTGAATAGCCAAAGCAGCCGGCTAAAAATCTATGTTGCCAATCGAGTAGCTCAAATTATGGATATTACAGAGGTCAGCCAGTGGAACCATATAGGCAC ATTGTGGTGGAACGGACCTACCTGGTTGGAAAGTGATGAGAAGGATTGGATCTTGAATCCGATAACCCATGATGATGAGCTACCCGAAGTACGCAAAGTGAAGCTACTGCTATTAGTGATCAAACCGTTGAATAGTATATTAGAACACTACTTTGAATGGAATTGTATGCTACGAGGAGTTGCTTGGTTAAAGGTCTATTCGAAGTACATGCGTAAGAAAATCAATGGGCCTCAATCCCTAACAATATCAGATTCGGACGAAGCGAGGAAATCAATTTTAAGAATGGTCCAAGCTGAGTGTTTCAGTAAAGAGATCTCGTCACTAGAAAGGGGACAAGAAGTACCAAGAAATAGTAAGTTGCGTAGTTTGAATCCCTTCCTGCGCGATGGGTTAATACTTGTTGGTGGAAAACTCGAGAATTCAGACATAGCCGATGGACAAAAACACCCTATAGTATGGCCTGCTAGTCATAAAATAACCAGGCTAATATTTGAAGCATACCATCTCGAGCTACTTCATGGAGGACCTCAGCTCATGTTATCTGAAGTTAGACGTCTTTACTGGCCACTGCTAGGTCGAGTAACCACGAGATCAGTGGTATGGCATTGTGTCAAATGTACAAAGGCACGTCCACGTTTCAATCATCCAATTATGGCACCACTCCCAAGAGACCGAGTTCAGT ttttaatatcatCCGACAGAGTATCCTCAATATTCAAACTAATGTCAGCATCATCGCTATTATGA
- the LOC132950638 gene encoding uncharacterized protein LOC132950638 — MIHDDGGFTPAQKFYYLRSSVSGQALDLIKSVPMTDTNYEVAIERLKQRYDNRSLVIQSHIRSLLESPYVEQPRAKDLQALHAHVSTHVAALKALDQPTEHWDAWLVTIIVSRLDSATSHASRCIAFESSEATSGPIRDIRTTLAGETAKKSNAKNVFPETKRSLVASSNTVSCKYCTDAHKLYHYEKFKAATINTRLSFVQEKRMCFNCLTPGHMANVCRSTYSFRTCNRKHHSLLHQERQQQIPEKEQLENKQPDINKQPDISQQLSTSGVVVSAPVPVNTTAENSHVFLATALVMVQDKNGGHRQCRASLDSGSQVNFVSKRYANLLQLACKKSSLPISGIGDNRLKARSCNFHRPQSVDLLIGGGSFFDILGTTKIPLNIGSVTLYESNFGWLVTGELPKRQTPTLLSIGQTIEEDWKVLGIVEDTSYGRTSRANKRNQEELETVQHFKQHTIRDEERRFVVRLPIKETISEIGETLPMAIARFLNVEKRLQHDEHLKNEYIRFMNEYIKMGHMVEVLENSVQTQNHFYLPHHSVIKASSLTTKVRVVFDASAKSASGVSLNDVLKCGPTVQQDLFSILVRFRKHQFVLTSDIEKMFRQIKIAREDWDLQRIFWRSSPKELLRSYQLTTVTYGMTPASFLSTYCLIELAKSVEKQFPCASKVIAEDFYMDDLMTGADTEDDCCQVIGTAVETNCRPISI, encoded by the exons ATGATACACGATGATGGTGGATTTACACCAGCTCAAAAATTCTACTATTTACGGTCAAGTGTTAGTGGCCAGGCGTTAGACCTTATCAAGTCGGTTCCAATGACAGATACAAATTATGAGGTGGCAATAGAACGCCTGAAACAACGGTATGATAATCGCAGTCTTGTCATTCAGTCACATATTCGATCTCTCCTGGAATCTCCATATGTAGAACAGCCGAGGGCTAAAGACCTGCAAGCTCTACATGCCCATGTAAGCACCCATGTTGCAGCTTTAAAGGCGCTTGATCAGCCAACGGAGCACTGGGATGCGTGGCTAGTAACGATAATCGTCAGTCGTTTGGATTCTGCTACTAGTCATG CCAGTCGATGTATAGCTTTCGAGTCTTCCGAAGCAACTTCTGGACCAATAAGAGATATCAGAACTACATTGGCCGGTGAAACAGCAAAAAAGAGCAATGCCAAAAATGTATTTCCTGAGACAAAGCGATCTTTAGTGGCATCATCCAATACAGTATCCTGTAAATACTGCACTGATGCTCATAAATTGTATCACTACGAGAAGTTCAAGGCCGCTACTATAAACACACGTCTCTCATTTGTTCAGGAAAAACGAATGTGTTTCAACTGTTTGACTCCTGGGCATATGGCAAATGTTTGCAGATCCACTTATAGTTTTCGGACGTGCAACCGCAAACATCATTCGTTATTACATCAAGAAAGGCAGCAACAAATACCAGAGAAGGAGCAGCTTGAAAATAAGCAACCTGATATAAATAAGCAACCTGATATAAGTCAGCAGCTATCTACCTCCGGAGTCGTAGTATCTGCACCAGTACCAGTGAATACCACCGCAGAAAATTCACACGTATTTCTTGCTACAGCATTAGTCATGGTTCAGGACAAAAATGGTGGACATCGACAGTGCAGAGCCAGCTTGGATAGTGGCTCTCAAGTCAACTTCGTTTCAAAGAGATATGCAAACTTACTGCAGCTAGCATGTAAGAAGTCTTCATTGCCAATAAGTGGTATTGGAGACAATCGTTTAAAGGCAAGGTCGTGCA ACTTTCACCGTCCTCAAAGTGTTGACCTACTTATTGGAGGTGGCTCGTTCTTCGACATTTTGGGAACAACAAAAATACCATTGAATATAGGTTCAGTCACGCTTTATGAGAGTAACTTTGGATGGCTTGTAACGGGAGAACTGCCTAAACGTCAAACACCAACACTTTTGTCAATTGGACAGACGATAGAGGAGGATTGGAAGGTTCTCGGAATCGTTGAGGATACAAGCTATGGTCGAACATCAAGGGCGAATAAGAGAAATCAAGAAGAGCTAGAAACAGTGCAACATTTTAAGCAACACACAATACGTGATGAGGAACGGCGTTTTGTTGTACGACTTCCCATCAAGGAGACAATCAGTGAAATAGGCGAAACCTTACCTATGGCGATCGCACGATTCTTAAATGTAGAGAAAAGATTGCAGCATGACGAACACCTGAAGAACGAATACATACGATTTATGAATGAATATATTAAGATGGGGCATATGGTTGAAGTACTGGAAAATTCAGTTCAAACGCAGAATCACTTCTATCTGCCGCACCATTCAGTAATAAAGGCATCAAGTTTAACGACAAAGGTTCGAGTGGTTTTCGATGCTTCCGCCAAGAGCGCATCTGGTGTCTCTCTTAACGACGTTCTGAAATGCGGTCCTACTGTTCAGCaagatttattttctatacttgtTCGCTTCCGTAAGCATCAATTTGTCTTAACTTCCGATATAGAGAAAATGTTTCGGCAAATCAAAATCGCAAGAGAAGACTGGGACTTACAAAGAATTTTTTGGAGATCCAGTCCTAAGGAATTACTTCGTTCATATCAACTCACTACAGTAACATACGGAATGACTCCTGCTTCATTTCTATCTACCTATTGTCTAATAGAACTCGCGAAAAGTGTCGAAAAGCAATTTCCGTGCGCTTCAAAAGTGATTGCCGAAGATTTCTATATGGATGATTTAATGACGGGAGCCGACACCGAGGATGACTGCTGTCAAGTCATTGGGACTGCAGTGGAAACCAATTGCCGACCTATTTCAATTTGA